A region of uncultured Desulfobacter sp. DNA encodes the following proteins:
- the larE gene encoding ATP-dependent sacrificial sulfur transferase LarE, translating into MDNNIINLWDSGKAKAVKSKEFLRLLDLLKKSSGLVIAFSGGADSAFLLAAARIAGVTPVLPVTIVSDFFTVKEKERVIRLGQYLGVDPILVSANILDDVRVTRNTDRRCYFCKLFLFSMVAEVAKKHGIHTLVHGVTLDDLQEYRPGIQAARELGFETPLVEAGFTKHKIRECSKMLGLETWNLPAQSCLATRIPQGDIITKEKLVKVERTESCLHGLGFSQVRVRCHGDMARIEAVPDELHRFGEPAVRQAVVQAFKGVGFLSVCLDLEGYSSACVIAK; encoded by the coding sequence ATGGATAACAATATAATAAATTTATGGGATTCAGGAAAGGCAAAGGCGGTCAAAAGTAAAGAATTTTTGCGTCTTCTTGACTTGCTGAAAAAATCTTCGGGGCTGGTCATTGCATTTTCAGGTGGTGCAGATTCGGCGTTTCTGCTTGCGGCAGCACGTATTGCCGGGGTAACGCCAGTGTTGCCTGTTACCATAGTCTCTGATTTTTTTACGGTTAAGGAAAAAGAACGGGTGATTCGCTTGGGCCAATATTTGGGCGTGGACCCCATTCTTGTGTCTGCAAATATCCTGGATGATGTCAGAGTCACCCGAAATACCGACAGACGCTGCTATTTTTGCAAATTGTTTCTATTTTCCATGGTTGCGGAAGTGGCAAAGAAACACGGAATCCATACTCTAGTGCACGGGGTGACATTGGACGATTTACAAGAATATCGGCCCGGAATCCAAGCGGCCCGGGAGTTGGGTTTTGAAACGCCTCTGGTGGAGGCCGGTTTTACAAAACACAAAATTCGCGAGTGTTCAAAAATGCTGGGGCTTGAAACCTGGAACTTGCCTGCCCAGTCTTGTCTTGCCACCCGTATTCCCCAAGGAGATATCATCACGAAAGAAAAGCTTGTGAAGGTTGAACGAACAGAAAGCTGCCTTCATGGGTTGGGGTTCAGCCAGGTCCGGGTTAGGTGTCACGGGGATATGGCCCGAATTGAAGCCGTCCCTGATGAATTGCATCGCTTTGGGGAACCTGCGGTCAGGCAGGCGGTTGTACAGGCGTTTAAAGGTGTGGGTTTTTTGTCTGTCTGTCTTGATCTCGAAGGTTATTCTTCGGCGTGTGTGATTGCAAAATAA
- the ndk gene encoding nucleoside-diphosphate kinase has protein sequence MERTLSIIKPDGVEKNIIGEVIKRFEANGIQIAAMKMIHLSKSQAQGFYAVHRERPFFDSLTSFMTSGPIVVMVLEGDGVIAKNRKLMGATNFKEAEEGTIRKEYATDIEKNVVHGSDAPETAAFEIGYFFNDLELHSR, from the coding sequence GTGGAAAGAACCTTATCCATTATCAAACCTGACGGCGTAGAAAAAAACATCATCGGAGAAGTCATCAAACGTTTTGAAGCCAACGGTATTCAAATCGCAGCCATGAAAATGATCCATCTGAGCAAATCCCAGGCCCAGGGTTTTTATGCGGTCCACAGGGAACGTCCTTTTTTTGACAGCCTGACCAGCTTCATGACATCGGGTCCCATCGTTGTAATGGTACTCGAAGGCGATGGTGTTATAGCAAAAAACAGAAAACTGATGGGAGCCACAAATTTTAAAGAAGCGGAAGAAGGCACCATCCGCAAAGAATACGCCACGGATATTGAAAAAAATGTTGTCCACGGATCTGATGCTCCGGAAACCGCCGCATTTGAAATCGGTTATTTCTTTAACGATTTAGAACTGCATTCCCGGTAG
- the coaE gene encoding dephospho-CoA kinase (Dephospho-CoA kinase (CoaE) performs the final step in coenzyme A biosynthesis.) has product MLKIGVTGSAGSGKSLVCEGFRRLGLVILNCDEIARQVVTPGQAAYDQVVKAFGPGVVALDRTLDRPALRHIILTTKGSREQLESILHPVIISETVKQMDDAVYSKQKSCAVEVPLLFELGMENLFDVVVVVTAADSLLVDRIAVRDGVGRDSAEKLLAIQMPQSEKVQKADYIIENGGTPEAVFKSVGVLYRKLVNQRLTKK; this is encoded by the coding sequence ATGCTTAAAATTGGGGTGACAGGATCGGCCGGCTCGGGAAAAAGTCTTGTGTGTGAGGGGTTCCGGCGTCTTGGTCTGGTAATCCTGAATTGCGATGAAATTGCAAGACAGGTGGTGACACCGGGCCAGGCTGCGTATGATCAGGTTGTCAAGGCGTTTGGACCCGGGGTTGTGGCTTTGGACCGTACGCTGGATCGGCCGGCCCTGCGACATATTATTTTAACTACTAAAGGTAGTCGGGAGCAGCTTGAATCCATTCTGCATCCTGTGATTATCAGCGAAACGGTCAAGCAAATGGATGACGCGGTTTACTCAAAACAAAAATCCTGTGCTGTTGAAGTACCGCTTTTGTTTGAACTTGGCATGGAAAATCTTTTCGATGTGGTTGTGGTGGTAACAGCTGCGGACAGCCTTCTGGTTGATCGGATTGCGGTCCGGGACGGTGTGGGCCGGGATAGTGCCGAAAAGCTTTTGGCCATACAGATGCCCCAGTCCGAAAAGGTTCAAAAAGCTGATTATATCATCGAAAATGGAGGAACTCCGGAAGCTGTTTTTAAATCAGTGGGTGTTTTGTATCGAAAACTTGTCAATCAACGCTTGACAAAAAAATAA
- the rho gene encoding transcription termination factor Rho yields MNLVELNKMKISELTKLAKKYNIQGIGGLKKQELIFALLQANIEESGQIYGEGTLEILPDGFGFLRAPGYNYLPGPDDIYVSPSQIRRFNLRTGDTISGQVRQPKDSERYFALLKVEAVNFMNPEMAAETILFDNLLPLYPDRKMNLEAEPDNYSMRVIDLMSPIGFGQRGLIVSPPKAGKTMLLQNIANSMINAHKNIVPMILLIDERPEEVTDMTRSVNAEVISSTFDEPAERHVQVAEMVIEKAKRIVEQGHDVVILLDSITRLARAYNAVMPPSGKILSGGVDSNALDRPKRFFGAARNIEEGGSLTIIATALVDTGSRMDEVIFEEFKGTGNMELVLDRKLADKRVFPAIDMNRSGTRKEELLLEPDVLNRVWILRKLLSSLNSVDAMQFLLEKMNGTKDNKEFLEMMNS; encoded by the coding sequence ATGAATCTTGTCGAACTCAATAAGATGAAAATCAGTGAGCTCACAAAGCTTGCCAAGAAATATAATATTCAAGGTATCGGCGGACTTAAAAAACAGGAACTGATTTTTGCCCTGCTCCAGGCCAACATTGAGGAAAGCGGTCAGATTTACGGAGAAGGAACCCTTGAAATTCTTCCGGATGGATTTGGTTTCCTGAGAGCACCAGGCTACAACTACCTGCCTGGTCCCGACGATATTTATGTCTCTCCTTCCCAGATTCGGCGTTTTAACCTGCGCACAGGTGATACTATTTCAGGCCAGGTTCGCCAGCCAAAGGATTCAGAACGGTATTTTGCATTGCTGAAAGTTGAAGCCGTTAATTTTATGAATCCTGAGATGGCTGCTGAAACCATTCTTTTTGATAATCTTCTGCCTTTGTATCCGGATCGTAAAATGAATCTTGAGGCAGAGCCTGACAATTATTCCATGCGGGTCATTGACCTGATGTCCCCCATCGGGTTTGGTCAGCGCGGTCTTATCGTGTCTCCCCCTAAAGCCGGGAAGACCATGCTTCTTCAGAATATTGCCAATTCCATGATCAATGCTCATAAAAATATTGTTCCCATGATTCTGCTCATTGATGAACGCCCCGAAGAGGTGACGGATATGACACGTTCAGTAAATGCCGAAGTCATTTCCTCCACATTTGACGAACCTGCCGAACGCCATGTCCAGGTGGCTGAAATGGTAATAGAAAAGGCCAAGAGAATTGTGGAGCAGGGGCATGATGTGGTGATTCTTCTGGATAGTATCACACGCCTTGCAAGGGCCTACAATGCGGTGATGCCCCCTTCCGGGAAGATTCTGTCCGGTGGTGTGGACTCCAATGCCCTTGATCGACCCAAGCGTTTTTTTGGCGCGGCCAGAAATATTGAAGAGGGCGGCAGCCTGACCATTATTGCCACGGCCCTTGTTGATACCGGCTCCAGAATGGATGAAGTTATTTTTGAAGAGTTCAAGGGTACCGGCAATATGGAGCTTGTGCTGGATCGAAAGCTTGCAGACAAGCGAGTCTTCCCCGCCATTGACATGAACCGTTCCGGCACAAGAAAAGAAGAACTGCTCCTTGAACCGGATGTGCTGAACCGGGTCTGGATCCTGAGAAAATTGCTTTCAAGTTTAAATTCTGTGGATGCAATGCAGTTTTTGCTTGAAAAAATGAACGGAACAAAAGATAATAAAGAGTTTCTTGAAATGATGAATTCATAA
- the rpmE gene encoding 50S ribosomal protein L31, which translates to MKKDIHPNYTKTTATCACGAIFNISSTKEDIKVEICSQCHPFFTGKQKLVDSAGRIDRFKKKYAGFDASKLV; encoded by the coding sequence ATGAAAAAAGATATCCATCCGAACTACACAAAAACAACAGCAACCTGTGCCTGCGGTGCAATATTTAACATCAGTTCCACAAAAGAAGACATCAAGGTGGAAATTTGTTCCCAGTGCCATCCATTTTTTACCGGCAAACAGAAACTGGTTGACTCTGCCGGCCGTATTGACCGTTTCAAGAAAAAATACGCAGGGTTTGACGCAAGCAAGCTGGTTTAG
- the prfA gene encoding peptide chain release factor 1: protein MIEKLKCIEERFIKIEHLLSDPAVMADQKKYQDYLKEHGELNKIVPVFREYEGAGGELKEAKELLKDSDPDIRAMAKEEIPALESKIAELHAQLNILLMPKDPRDEKNVILEIRAGTGGEEAGIFAGDLFRMYSRYAETKHWKIEIIEKNDSAAGGFKEVVSMVHGKGAYSQFKYESGIHRVQRVPETETQGRVHTSAVTVAVLPEAEDVDIEINPADLKVDVFRSSGPGGQSVNTTDSAVRVTHIPTGVVATCQDEKSQHKNKAKALNVLKSRLLDAKIQEEDAKRAADRKGQVGTGDRSGRIRTYNFPQGRMTDHRIGLTLYRLDSVMEGDIQEIIDALRAHNQALALKEN from the coding sequence ATGATTGAAAAATTAAAATGCATTGAAGAACGATTTATAAAGATTGAGCATCTGCTCAGTGATCCGGCGGTCATGGCAGATCAGAAAAAGTACCAGGACTATCTCAAGGAACACGGGGAATTGAACAAGATTGTGCCGGTGTTTCGGGAATATGAGGGTGCCGGTGGTGAGCTGAAAGAGGCTAAAGAGCTTCTTAAGGATAGTGACCCCGACATCCGGGCCATGGCCAAGGAAGAGATTCCTGCGCTTGAGTCAAAAATCGCCGAACTGCATGCACAGCTTAATATTCTTTTGATGCCCAAAGATCCCAGGGATGAGAAAAATGTAATTCTGGAAATCCGGGCCGGCACCGGTGGCGAGGAAGCCGGTATTTTTGCCGGAGACCTCTTCCGCATGTACTCAAGGTACGCGGAGACCAAGCACTGGAAAATAGAAATTATTGAGAAGAATGACTCGGCTGCCGGTGGGTTTAAGGAAGTTGTTTCCATGGTGCATGGGAAAGGTGCATATTCCCAGTTCAAATATGAAAGTGGTATTCACAGAGTTCAACGGGTTCCTGAAACCGAAACCCAGGGCCGCGTTCATACCTCTGCGGTGACCGTGGCGGTGCTGCCCGAAGCTGAGGATGTGGATATTGAAATAAATCCTGCTGATCTGAAAGTGGATGTGTTCCGTTCTTCGGGGCCTGGCGGTCAGTCTGTAAATACTACGGATTCCGCTGTGCGCGTCACCCATATTCCGACCGGGGTTGTGGCCACCTGCCAGGATGAAAAATCCCAGCATAAAAACAAAGCCAAGGCCTTAAATGTCCTAAAGTCCCGTCTGCTTGACGCCAAGATTCAGGAAGAAGATGCCAAGCGTGCAGCTGACCGGAAAGGGCAGGTGGGTACAGGTGACCGGTCCGGGCGCATCCGCACCTATAATTTCCCCCAAGGTCGGATGACCGACCACCGTATCGGTCTGACTCTCTACAGGCTGGACAGTGTCATGGAGGGCGATATTCAGGAGATCATTGATGCGTTAAGAGCTCATAATCAAGCCTTGGCTTTAAAAGAGAATTAG
- the prmC gene encoding peptide chain release factor N(5)-glutamine methyltransferase: MDAWTIKSILSWTDTYFSQNGIDSPRLAAEILLAKVLKLRRLDLYLQHDRPLEKQELAEFKILIRRRIAREPVAYITGKKGFFKEQFKVAPGVLIPRPDTETLVETAIQVLSEAEHRGKKARVIELGVGSGAVIVSIANACPGHFYFGSDLSSIALATACANAKVFAQTKVALFKGDWLEAIQPHPLFDLILSNPPYIPSADIELLEPEVRDHEPRLALDGGVDGLDAVRMILAQAGDRLVPSGRLILEIGFDQKPIIKDIAKGFFWVTELDFIKDLAGHHRVAVFKK, translated from the coding sequence ATGGATGCCTGGACCATAAAATCCATTCTTTCCTGGACAGATACCTATTTTTCACAAAATGGAATTGACAGCCCCAGACTTGCTGCTGAAATTCTTTTAGCAAAAGTTTTAAAGCTGAGGCGTCTTGACCTTTATCTGCAGCATGACCGGCCTTTGGAAAAACAGGAGCTTGCAGAATTTAAAATTCTTATCCGGCGCCGAATCGCAAGGGAGCCTGTGGCTTATATTACGGGTAAGAAGGGTTTTTTTAAGGAACAATTCAAGGTTGCACCGGGTGTTCTTATTCCAAGGCCCGATACGGAAACGCTTGTCGAGACGGCTATCCAGGTTTTGTCGGAAGCGGAACATCGGGGCAAAAAGGCCCGGGTGATTGAGCTTGGTGTGGGGTCCGGAGCGGTGATTGTCTCCATTGCCAATGCCTGTCCAGGGCACTTCTATTTTGGAAGTGACCTCTCATCCATTGCGCTTGCCACGGCTTGCGCCAATGCAAAGGTCTTTGCCCAGACCAAAGTGGCTCTGTTCAAGGGGGACTGGCTTGAAGCGATTCAGCCGCACCCGTTGTTTGATCTGATCTTGTCCAATCCTCCGTATATTCCCAGTGCTGACATTGAACTTCTGGAGCCGGAGGTCAGGGACCATGAACCCCGTCTGGCTCTGGACGGCGGTGTTGACGGTCTGGATGCCGTCAGAATGATTCTTGCCCAGGCCGGGGACCGGCTTGTACCTTCCGGGAGGTTGATTCTTGAGATCGGCTTTGACCAGAAGCCTATTATTAAAGATATAGCCAAAGGATTTTTCTGGGTGACAGAGTTGGATTTTATCAAGGATCTTGCCGGGCATCACAGGGTGGCTGTTTTTAAAAAATAA
- the rpsB gene encoding 30S ribosomal protein S2, translating to MAYITIKELLEAGVHFGHQTKRWNPKMKRYIFGARNGIYIIDLQQTVKLYRQAHDFIKNIASNGGDVLFVGTKKQASEAIYEEANRAECFYVENRWLGGMLTNFQTIKNNISRFHFLNSIENDGTLENYPKKEQAKMLKDKAKLEFAIGGISNMKRLPAALFIIDSKNESIAVKEAKRLGIPIVAVVDTNCDPDDIDYVIPGNDDAIRSIRLFASRIADAVIEGRQVWEDRQRAQSDKDEFVGKGSGGAGEQVGIEVVSDGTDGPVIEKIKRKTAAAESEAVAAE from the coding sequence ATGGCTTACATCACGATTAAAGAGTTACTGGAAGCAGGGGTTCATTTCGGACATCAGACCAAACGCTGGAACCCCAAAATGAAACGGTACATTTTTGGTGCCAGGAACGGCATTTATATTATTGATCTTCAGCAGACCGTTAAATTGTACAGGCAGGCGCATGATTTCATAAAAAATATAGCTTCAAATGGTGGTGACGTCCTGTTTGTGGGCACAAAAAAACAGGCGTCCGAAGCCATTTACGAAGAAGCCAACAGAGCGGAATGTTTTTATGTTGAAAATCGGTGGCTGGGCGGCATGCTCACCAATTTCCAGACCATAAAAAATAATATTTCCCGTTTTCATTTTTTAAATTCCATTGAAAATGACGGTACTCTGGAGAATTATCCCAAAAAGGAACAGGCAAAAATGCTTAAAGACAAGGCAAAACTTGAGTTTGCCATTGGTGGTATTTCAAATATGAAAAGACTGCCTGCGGCCCTGTTCATTATTGACTCCAAAAATGAGTCCATTGCCGTCAAGGAAGCAAAACGTCTGGGTATCCCCATTGTAGCCGTGGTGGACACCAATTGTGATCCCGATGACATTGATTATGTTATTCCCGGCAACGATGACGCCATCCGTTCCATCCGGCTGTTTGCCTCCCGGATTGCCGATGCCGTGATTGAAGGCCGTCAGGTGTGGGAAGATCGGCAGCGTGCACAGTCAGACAAAGACGAATTTGTCGGCAAGGGTTCTGGCGGTGCCGGTGAACAGGTTGGTATCGAGGTCGTATCTGATGGAACTGACGGGCCTGTGATTGAGAAAATCAAAAGAAAAACAGCTGCTGCCGAAAGTGAAGCTGTAGCGGCTGAATAA
- the tsf gene encoding translation elongation factor Ts, translated as MAEITAQMVKELRASTGSGIMDCKRVLAEADGDMDKAIELLRKKGLAKAAKRAGRSTSEGIIYSYIHTGAKLGVLLEVDCESDFVAKTEDFANFAKDIAMHIAAANPAGLVPEDVDQSVIEKEREIYRAQMLEEGKPANIIDKIVDGKVEKFYKEVCLLSQQYIKDPQKTVEDVLKETIGKIGENIQIKRFARFQIGE; from the coding sequence ATGGCTGAGATTACAGCACAAATGGTAAAGGAGCTTCGTGCTTCTACCGGATCGGGGATTATGGACTGCAAAAGAGTCCTGGCCGAAGCTGACGGGGATATGGACAAGGCAATTGAGCTTCTGCGTAAAAAAGGTCTGGCCAAGGCAGCAAAGCGTGCAGGACGGTCCACCAGCGAAGGCATTATTTACTCCTACATCCATACTGGTGCAAAACTTGGTGTGCTGCTTGAAGTGGACTGCGAATCTGATTTCGTGGCAAAAACTGAAGATTTTGCAAATTTTGCCAAAGATATTGCCATGCACATCGCAGCTGCTAATCCCGCAGGCCTGGTTCCCGAAGACGTGGATCAGTCCGTCATCGAAAAAGAGCGTGAAATCTACCGGGCCCAGATGCTGGAAGAAGGCAAACCGGCAAACATTATTGACAAGATTGTGGACGGCAAGGTTGAAAAGTTCTACAAGGAAGTCTGCCTGTTAAGCCAGCAATATATTAAAGACCCCCAGAAAACCGTTGAAGATGTACTCAAAGAAACCATCGGAAAGATCGGTGAAAATATTCAGATTAAGAGATTTGCACGTTTCCAGATAGGAGAATAA
- the pyrH gene encoding UMP kinase: MDAKPEFQRVLIKLSGEALMGNQGFGITPEMINYVAGEVAKVLKLGVEVSIVVGGGNIFRGVAGSSAGMDRTSADNMGMLATVINSLALCDALEKLDIPTRVQSAIRMDRVAEPFIRRKAIRHLEKGRVVIFAAGTGNPYFTTDTAAVLRGNEIRAQILFKATQVEGVYDKDPHIYDDAVMFDKLSYMQVIEKQLHVMDMTAISLAMEHDLPLQVLNLHKADNIYKAVTGEKIGTRIYNEPKDV; this comes from the coding sequence TTGGATGCAAAACCTGAGTTTCAACGGGTTCTGATCAAGTTGAGTGGCGAAGCCCTGATGGGTAATCAGGGCTTTGGCATTACGCCTGAGATGATAAACTATGTGGCTGGTGAAGTGGCCAAGGTGTTAAAACTGGGCGTAGAAGTTTCAATAGTCGTGGGCGGCGGCAATATTTTTCGCGGGGTGGCAGGCTCTTCTGCCGGAATGGACCGGACCTCTGCCGATAATATGGGGATGCTGGCCACTGTTATAAACAGCCTGGCTTTGTGCGATGCCCTGGAAAAGCTTGATATTCCCACCCGGGTTCAATCTGCCATTCGCATGGACAGAGTGGCTGAACCTTTTATTCGCAGGAAAGCCATCCGCCATTTGGAAAAGGGCAGGGTGGTTATTTTTGCTGCCGGTACCGGCAACCCTTATTTTACAACCGACACAGCAGCAGTTCTTCGTGGCAACGAGATCCGTGCCCAGATCCTATTCAAGGCCACCCAGGTGGAAGGGGTGTATGACAAGGATCCCCATATCTATGACGATGCTGTAATGTTTGATAAACTGTCATATATGCAGGTGATTGAAAAACAGCTCCATGTCATGGATATGACAGCCATATCCCTAGCCATGGAACATGACCTTCCTTTGCAGGTACTCAACCTGCACAAGGCCGACAATATTTATAAAGCGGTTACAGGCGAAAAAATCGGTACACGGATTTATAATGAACCAAAGGACGTGTGA
- the frr gene encoding ribosome recycling factor produces MINEVLEETKDRMVKSEKAFETELGKVRTGRASQSMLDNVRVDYYGTQTPLPQMATVSVPESRLLTVKPWDASVINEVEKAILKANLGLTPSNDGKMIRISIPPLTEERRKDIVKNVAKTCEEFKVAVRNIRRDSNDMLKELQKEGDISEDENFKAQKQVQDLTDASIKKLDNIFAAKEKEILEV; encoded by the coding sequence ATGATTAATGAAGTTCTTGAGGAAACCAAAGACCGCATGGTCAAATCCGAGAAAGCTTTTGAAACCGAACTTGGCAAAGTGCGTACAGGAAGGGCTTCCCAGTCAATGCTTGATAATGTCAGGGTAGATTACTACGGAACACAAACCCCCCTTCCCCAGATGGCCACCGTATCCGTTCCTGAAAGCCGGTTGCTTACTGTAAAGCCTTGGGACGCTTCAGTGATCAATGAAGTGGAAAAAGCCATATTAAAAGCAAATCTTGGACTTACACCTTCCAATGACGGTAAGATGATTCGTATTTCCATTCCGCCATTGACCGAGGAGCGCAGGAAAGATATCGTAAAAAACGTGGCCAAAACCTGTGAGGAATTCAAGGTGGCCGTCAGAAACATCCGCCGGGATTCCAATGATATGCTCAAGGAACTTCAGAAAGAGGGCGACATCTCAGAAGATGAGAACTTCAAAGCCCAGAAACAGGTTCAGGATCTCACCGACGCTTCCATAAAAAAACTGGATAACATTTTTGCCGCAAAGGAAAAGGAGATCCTTGAAGTCTGA
- a CDS encoding isoprenyl transferase, with the protein MKSDPMIQVPDGLDLNAIPAHIAFIMDGNGRWAKKKLMNRAKGHEQGVETVEEVVSACRELGIDVLTLYAFSTENWARPAMEVKALMHLFKRFLKTKIEEINKKNIRLNIMGQIERLPDDVRKEAEQAVETTQNNSAMILNLAISYGAREEITRAVQKIAAKVRSGELEDKDITDKTISDHLYTAGMPDPDLIIRTSAEFRLSNFLMWQAAYSELFFTPTLWPDFTSQELYQILIDYQQRDRRFGKV; encoded by the coding sequence TTGAAGTCTGATCCTATGATTCAGGTGCCCGACGGACTGGATCTCAACGCGATTCCCGCCCATATTGCATTTATCATGGACGGTAACGGCCGCTGGGCCAAAAAAAAGCTGATGAACCGGGCTAAAGGTCATGAACAGGGGGTGGAAACCGTTGAAGAAGTGGTCTCGGCCTGCAGAGAGCTTGGTATAGATGTACTCACCCTGTATGCCTTTTCAACGGAAAACTGGGCCAGGCCCGCAATGGAAGTCAAGGCCCTGATGCACCTGTTTAAACGTTTTCTTAAAACCAAAATCGAAGAGATCAACAAGAAAAATATCCGGCTCAATATCATGGGCCAGATTGAACGGCTTCCCGATGATGTTCGCAAGGAAGCTGAACAGGCCGTGGAAACCACGCAAAATAATTCTGCCATGATCTTGAATCTTGCCATCAGCTACGGGGCACGCGAAGAAATTACCCGGGCGGTGCAAAAGATTGCCGCAAAAGTTCGGTCCGGGGAACTTGAAGATAAAGATATTACGGATAAAACGATTTCTGATCACCTCTATACCGCCGGAATGCCGGATCCGGACCTTATTATCCGTACCTCTGCAGAGTTTCGACTTTCCAATTTTCTCATGTGGCAGGCTGCATATTCTGAACTTTTCTTTACACCGACGCTGTGGCCTGATTTTACCAGTCAGGAGTTGTATCAAATTTTAATTGATTACCAGCAGCGGGACCGGCGTTTCGGGAAAGTATAA
- a CDS encoding phosphatidate cytidylyltransferase, with protein sequence MQHFKRWLTALLLIPFIVWGIIKGSILLFAAMVSAVSILATFEYLDIICANDSDSISPVSRVISYSACMALIMGACFGSWPVLFFILALGMMALCVFVLARFSTFPHIFDLVARQMLGIVYIPLSLALLVFIRNMEDGALWIIWLLIVCFANDTGALYVGTFKGKHKLAPKISPNKTIEGAVGGLVVSVLAGLVFNLIFFHNVTLALVCIPCALCVAVAGQVGDLFESAMKRVGHIKDSGKILPGHGGMLDRIDGLLLAIPVFYFFAVFVL encoded by the coding sequence ATGCAGCACTTCAAACGATGGCTCACCGCACTGCTTCTTATCCCCTTTATAGTATGGGGAATTATTAAAGGTTCCATATTGTTGTTTGCCGCCATGGTGTCGGCGGTTTCCATTTTAGCCACATTTGAATATCTTGATATCATTTGTGCCAATGATTCCGATTCCATCTCCCCAGTCTCCCGGGTGATCTCCTATTCCGCTTGTATGGCACTGATCATGGGTGCATGTTTTGGGTCCTGGCCGGTTCTTTTTTTTATTCTGGCCCTGGGCATGATGGCGCTTTGCGTGTTTGTCCTGGCACGTTTTTCCACCTTTCCCCATATTTTTGACCTGGTGGCCCGACAGATGCTCGGCATCGTCTACATCCCTTTGTCTTTAGCCCTATTGGTTTTTATCCGGAACATGGAGGACGGCGCGCTGTGGATCATCTGGCTTCTGATTGTCTGTTTTGCCAATGATACAGGTGCCCTTTATGTGGGAACTTTTAAGGGGAAACATAAACTTGCGCCTAAAATCAGTCCCAATAAAACCATTGAGGGGGCAGTGGGTGGTCTGGTGGTTTCTGTCTTGGCCGGACTTGTTTTTAATCTGATTTTTTTTCATAATGTTACCCTCGCCCTGGTCTGTATCCCCTGTGCCTTATGTGTTGCCGTTGCCGGTCAGGTGGGTGATCTTTTTGAGTCGGCCATGAAACGGGTTGGCCACATTAAGGACTCCGGAAAGATTTTGCCAGGCCATGGTGGAATGCTTGACCGCATTGACGGATTGCTGTTGGCCATCCCGGTATTTTATTTTTTTGCGGTGTTTGTCCTGTGA